A genomic region of Nitrospira lenta contains the following coding sequences:
- a CDS encoding gamma-glutamyl-gamma-aminobutyrate hydrolase family protein translates to MKPVIGVTPDFNAGDRKEWGGREPTYFLRARYVRAIEELGGIPLILPLVADAAGRRRLLERVDGLLLTGSGPDLPPRLYGERQRYKFPLVSERRANFELDLVHLAQTRDLPVLGICGGMQTINVACGGSLFQDLTAQMPHVLQHRQTTKAIHLAHSVDITAGSLLRKIVTKATLRVNSSHHQSVKTVAPSLIASAIAPDGVIEAIESPRHRFFLGIQWHPEFLFERHIAHRRLFQALLRAAGRTRA, encoded by the coding sequence ATGAAGCCCGTCATCGGCGTGACCCCAGACTTCAATGCCGGTGACCGCAAGGAATGGGGTGGGCGCGAGCCCACCTATTTCCTCCGTGCCCGCTACGTCCGCGCCATCGAAGAACTCGGCGGTATCCCTCTTATTCTTCCCTTAGTCGCCGATGCGGCCGGGCGGCGGCGACTGCTTGAACGGGTCGACGGGCTCCTGCTGACCGGTAGCGGTCCCGACCTTCCGCCACGCCTATACGGGGAACGTCAACGCTACAAATTTCCCCTCGTCAGCGAGCGCCGCGCGAATTTCGAATTGGATCTGGTTCATCTCGCTCAGACACGCGACCTCCCTGTCCTCGGCATCTGCGGCGGGATGCAGACCATCAATGTCGCCTGCGGGGGTAGCCTCTTTCAGGATCTCACAGCACAAATGCCGCATGTGCTGCAGCACCGCCAAACGACCAAGGCCATCCATCTGGCACACTCCGTCGACATCACCGCCGGAAGCCTTCTCAGAAAGATCGTCACCAAGGCTACCTTGCGGGTCAACAGCTCACATCATCAGTCCGTAAAAACCGTCGCCCCGTCGCTGATCGCCAGCGCCATCGCTCCGGATGGCGTCATCGAAGCGATCGAATCCCCCCGCCACCGATTCTTCCTCGGCATCCAGTGGCACCCTGAATTTCTCTTTGAACGACACATCGCCCATCGTCGATTGTTTCAAGCGCTGCTGCGCGCTGCCGGCCGCACGCGCGCCTGA
- a CDS encoding amino acid permease yields the protein MALTPPDADTHSTAPTTATSVTRHLFRTKSIERILADADHPRYRLKRTLSAWDLTALGIGAIIGTGIFVLIGTAIVGDAGRPGAGPGIVLSFILSGLTCVLAALCYAEFAAMIPVAGSAYTYSYATLGEFLAWITGWNLILEYGVACVAVAIGWSGYFNNLLKLAGLDLPDWATHAPGGPEGGIANFPAAIIVLLVTVILVIGIKESARATGIIVCLKLAIILFFIAVGAPAVSPENWSPFMPNGFTGVTAAAATVFFAYIGFDAVTTTAEEARNPQRDLPIGIMTSLGICTILYVTVAAVLTGLVPYSQIDIHAPVAEALRLAGYKWGAAVVAMGAVAGITSVLVVMMLGQIRVFFAISRDGLLGPWLSVVHPRFGTPHHATILTGIAVAIMAAFVPIGTAADMTNIGTFFAFTLVCIGLIVLRHTHPHLARPFKTPLMPWIPLLGVLSCLGLMWQLPALTWQRFVWWTIAGIIIYGLYGIRHSKLAEAQTTETGTSSSTNH from the coding sequence ATGGCTCTTACTCCTCCCGATGCCGACACCCACTCGACCGCTCCGACGACCGCGACCTCAGTAACACGTCATCTGTTTCGCACTAAATCCATCGAACGTATTCTGGCCGATGCCGATCATCCCCGCTATCGACTCAAACGGACATTGAGCGCCTGGGATCTCACCGCCTTGGGTATTGGCGCCATCATCGGAACCGGTATCTTTGTGCTGATCGGAACGGCGATCGTCGGAGACGCAGGCCGCCCAGGGGCCGGTCCAGGCATTGTCCTCTCCTTCATCCTCTCCGGTTTGACCTGCGTCCTCGCCGCCCTGTGCTATGCGGAATTCGCCGCGATGATTCCCGTGGCGGGATCGGCCTATACCTATTCATATGCCACCCTGGGAGAATTTCTTGCCTGGATCACCGGCTGGAATCTCATCTTGGAATACGGCGTCGCCTGTGTCGCCGTGGCCATCGGTTGGTCCGGCTACTTCAATAACCTGCTGAAGCTGGCGGGCCTCGATCTGCCGGACTGGGCCACGCACGCGCCCGGAGGGCCCGAGGGCGGCATCGCGAATTTCCCGGCCGCCATTATCGTGCTGCTCGTCACCGTCATTCTCGTGATCGGCATCAAGGAAAGCGCGCGGGCCACCGGCATCATCGTCTGCCTGAAGCTAGCGATAATCTTGTTTTTCATCGCCGTGGGAGCCCCGGCCGTCAGCCCGGAGAATTGGTCTCCGTTCATGCCCAACGGCTTCACCGGAGTCACCGCTGCCGCCGCAACCGTCTTCTTCGCCTATATCGGGTTTGACGCCGTGACCACGACGGCGGAAGAGGCACGCAATCCACAACGCGATCTGCCGATCGGCATCATGACCTCGCTCGGAATCTGTACGATTCTCTATGTCACCGTCGCCGCCGTCCTGACAGGGTTGGTTCCCTACAGTCAGATCGACATTCACGCTCCCGTGGCGGAAGCCTTGCGACTGGCAGGCTACAAATGGGGGGCGGCCGTCGTGGCCATGGGAGCCGTCGCCGGCATCACCAGCGTGCTGGTGGTCATGATGCTGGGGCAGATCCGGGTGTTCTTTGCGATCTCACGGGACGGGCTCCTGGGACCATGGTTGTCCGTGGTACATCCCCGCTTCGGCACGCCGCACCATGCGACGATCCTCACCGGCATCGCCGTCGCGATCATGGCCGCCTTCGTCCCCATCGGCACCGCGGCTGACATGACCAACATCGGAACGTTCTTCGCCTTCACACTCGTGTGCATCGGGCTCATCGTCCTGCGCCACACCCACCCTCACCTGGCACGTCCGTTTAAAACTCCGCTGATGCCATGGATCCCGCTGTTAGGCGTGCTCTCTTGCCTCGGCCTGATGTGGCAACTCCCCGCCCTCACCTGGCAGCGGTTCGTCTGGTGGACTATCGCCGGAATTATTATCTATGGGCTTTACGGGATTCGGCACAGCAAATTAGCCGAGGCGCAGACAACTGAAACCGGCACCTCCTCGTCTACGAATCACTAA
- a CDS encoding phosphate-starvation-inducible PsiE family protein, with translation MGTDEPRAHRNELMRRWCQYMEWLDRLGYATAGFSLLILGMLVFIHAWYVFLAGQFDPKGQVLILPAGLRLLNDILLVIILLELFRTVVRFLQTEVMELEPYLSVGVIACTRKILTASAELSHQQHMTDTQFYQYLMDVGLNVTVIMALIGAIIMIRKRPEQKPLPVTASAPASR, from the coding sequence ATGGGGACTGATGAGCCGCGCGCGCATCGGAATGAGTTGATGCGGCGGTGGTGCCAGTACATGGAGTGGCTGGACCGTCTTGGCTACGCCACTGCCGGATTTAGTTTGTTGATCCTCGGCATGTTGGTGTTTATCCATGCCTGGTATGTGTTTCTCGCCGGGCAGTTCGATCCGAAGGGACAGGTGTTGATTCTTCCGGCCGGTCTCCGATTGTTGAATGACATTCTCCTGGTCATTATTCTCTTGGAGCTGTTCCGGACCGTGGTGCGATTTTTACAGACGGAAGTGATGGAATTGGAGCCGTATCTGTCCGTCGGGGTGATTGCCTGCACCAGGAAGATCTTGACGGCGAGCGCAGAGCTGTCACACCAGCAGCACATGACGGATACGCAGTTCTATCAATACCTCATGGATGTAGGGCTGAACGTCACCGTGATTATGGCGTTGATCGGCGCCATAATCATGATTCGAAAACGGCCCGAGCAGAAACCGCTCCCGGTTACCGCTTCGGCGCCGGCAAGCCGGTAA
- a CDS encoding MFS transporter: protein MAERLWFWGYALSMLVVALVSPVLGALADIRAIKRRVLIVSTLLCVFSTALLWFVHRGDVMLGLLIFGIANIGFDVGFVFCSAFLVELVPPQRMGRLSGYGWGFGYAGGLLSLALAYPFLAGGFADTNLASYRLSFVVTAVFFLSATLPTFLYLHERAQPRALPDGLTVWRAVMRQLRDTARRLSAYRDLRRYFIAYLLYSDAINTVIVASGIFANKVLDFTPGDLIIYFLVTQITAGLGSVGFGFVADRMGAVRSITVTLVLWIGVVIGAAAVQTHGQFYLLGLVAGAALGANQSVSRTLLGRFTPLGHQGEFFGFFSVAGKFAAILGPIVYGEVTAWTGSQRWAVLSMTLFFLVGLAVFVGVDERRGMAAAQE, encoded by the coding sequence ATGGCCGAACGACTTTGGTTTTGGGGGTATGCGCTGTCGATGCTGGTCGTGGCGCTGGTGTCCCCTGTCCTAGGTGCGCTGGCGGATATTCGTGCGATCAAGCGGCGGGTACTCATCGTCTCGACCCTTCTTTGCGTGTTCAGCACCGCGCTCTTATGGTTCGTGCATCGCGGCGACGTGATGCTGGGATTGCTCATCTTCGGGATTGCCAATATCGGATTCGACGTGGGGTTTGTCTTCTGTAGCGCATTTCTGGTGGAGCTGGTTCCGCCGCAGCGGATGGGCCGCCTGTCCGGCTATGGCTGGGGATTCGGCTACGCCGGGGGGCTGCTGTCTCTGGCGCTGGCCTACCCGTTTCTCGCCGGTGGTTTTGCCGACACCAATCTCGCGTCGTATCGGTTGAGTTTTGTCGTGACGGCGGTATTCTTTCTGAGTGCGACCCTGCCGACGTTTCTGTATTTGCACGAACGGGCTCAGCCTCGCGCTCTTCCTGACGGCCTGACGGTGTGGCGTGCGGTGATGCGGCAGCTGCGCGACACGGCCCGCCGTCTGTCGGCCTATCGAGATCTCCGGCGCTATTTCATCGCCTATCTGCTCTATTCGGATGCGATCAATACGGTCATCGTGGCGTCGGGCATCTTTGCAAACAAAGTCCTGGACTTCACGCCGGGCGATCTGATTATCTATTTCCTCGTGACGCAGATCACGGCCGGGCTGGGTTCCGTCGGATTCGGATTTGTGGCGGATCGAATGGGAGCCGTCCGGTCGATCACGGTGACCTTGGTGCTCTGGATCGGTGTGGTGATTGGTGCGGCGGCGGTCCAGACGCACGGACAATTTTATCTACTTGGGCTGGTGGCCGGCGCGGCGCTCGGCGCCAATCAATCGGTCAGCCGCACGCTGCTTGGACGGTTTACGCCGTTGGGGCATCAGGGGGAATTTTTCGGTTTCTTTTCGGTGGCGGGGAAATTCGCCGCGATTCTGGGGCCGATCGTCTACGGAGAAGTGACGGCCTGGACCGGTAGCCAGCGCTGGGCCGTGCTTTCGATGACGCTGTTTTTTCTCGTCGGATTGGCGGTGTTTGTCGGGGTGGATGAACGGCGCGGCATGGCTGCCGCGCAGGAGTGA
- the nagZ gene encoding beta-N-acetylhexosaminidase, producing the protein MLMSREKIGQLFMVGFEGTSVTPDLAAFIKEYKPGGVILFSRNLESIEQIVELTNALQACSPHSPLLISIDQEGGRVSRLPKSFTIFPPCEVLGKCNSSELAYAAAATIAKELRAVGINMNMSPVLDVNSNPANPVIGDRAFGSTPGPVCELGLATVGGLQDNRVVACGKHFPGHGDTTVDSHKELPVVEASKERLEQIEFPPFRHATAHGVATLMTAHVLYRALDDQKPATLSPTIITEFLRGELRYDGVVLTDDLEMHAIIDHYGIEEATVRAIQAGCDMPLICKDRNREIAAITAVDSAVADGSISIERLEQSLVRIAGLKRRFLAPYKPVVISDAKLIVGCRSHHVLLRSIHQARERLAKATV; encoded by the coding sequence ATGCTCATGTCGCGCGAAAAAATCGGCCAGTTGTTCATGGTGGGGTTCGAGGGGACCTCGGTGACGCCCGATCTGGCGGCATTCATCAAGGAGTATAAACCGGGCGGGGTGATTCTCTTCTCGCGCAATCTTGAATCGATCGAGCAGATCGTCGAGTTGACCAACGCCTTGCAGGCCTGCAGCCCTCATTCGCCCTTGTTGATTTCGATCGATCAAGAAGGCGGACGGGTCTCGCGGCTGCCGAAGAGTTTCACGATATTCCCTCCCTGCGAGGTGTTGGGGAAATGCAATTCGTCGGAGCTGGCCTATGCGGCGGCGGCGACGATTGCGAAGGAGCTTAGGGCTGTCGGGATCAACATGAACATGTCGCCGGTGCTGGATGTGAACAGCAATCCTGCCAACCCCGTGATCGGCGATCGGGCTTTCGGGTCGACGCCCGGTCCGGTCTGCGAGTTGGGTTTGGCGACGGTGGGCGGATTGCAGGACAATCGTGTGGTCGCCTGCGGAAAGCATTTCCCCGGGCACGGCGATACGACGGTGGACTCACACAAAGAATTGCCGGTGGTGGAGGCATCGAAGGAGCGGTTGGAGCAGATCGAATTCCCACCGTTCCGGCATGCCACGGCTCACGGAGTGGCAACGCTGATGACGGCCCATGTGCTCTATCGCGCGCTGGACGATCAAAAGCCGGCGACGCTCTCTCCGACCATCATCACGGAATTTCTGCGGGGCGAGCTGCGGTATGACGGCGTGGTGCTGACTGACGATCTGGAGATGCACGCGATTATCGATCACTATGGAATTGAAGAAGCGACGGTGCGCGCCATCCAAGCCGGTTGTGATATGCCGTTGATCTGTAAGGATCGCAATCGGGAAATTGCGGCGATCACCGCGGTAGACAGCGCCGTCGCTGACGGGTCGATCAGTATCGAACGGCTGGAGCAGTCCCTGGTCAGGATTGCCGGATTGAAGCGGCGGTTCCTGGCTCCGTACAAACCGGTTGTGATCTCCGATGCCAAGCTGATTGTTGGGTGCCGGAGTCATCACGTGTTGCTTCGTTCCATCCATCAGGCCCGTGAACGACTGGCGAAAGCCACGGTGTGA
- a CDS encoding leucyl aminopeptidase — protein MKIMRVDARAGRVETESTEVLVLTHCEGGIFSKQATVIDKSMNGALQELVRSKEFEGKANELVLVHTQGKVPAKRILLVGLGKEKDVTVDQLRQAMGHAVKRVRQAKAGFFTVAVPSVTPPGASPVEVAQAMAEGAILGSYQFTAYRSEGVSGKEVNGLSFLAAQTSELKAIAEGIRRGVATAEAAVLVRDLCNHPSNVMTPTRIANEAKAIAKEQSLTLKILERKDIEKLGMGALLGVAQGSHEPPKFIILEYKGSKKKDERPVVLVGKTITFDTGGISLKPAENMEHMKADMTGGAEVLASIRAAARLKLPLHLISILPVAENMPGGRAMKPGDVVTTLSGKTVEVQNTDAEGRLILADALAYATRYKPAALIDIATLTGACVVALGQFAIGMFGTDASVKESVRKAGLRAGERVWEMPLWDEYFEQLRSDVADMRNIGGRGGGMITAALFLSKFVGDCPWVHLDIASTDWSERERAYVPKGPSGIGTRLLIQYLIDRTL, from the coding sequence ATGAAGATCATGCGGGTAGATGCACGGGCCGGGCGTGTGGAGACGGAATCGACGGAAGTGTTGGTCTTGACCCATTGCGAGGGTGGCATATTTTCGAAACAGGCGACGGTAATCGATAAATCGATGAACGGGGCGTTGCAGGAGTTGGTGCGGTCGAAAGAATTTGAAGGCAAGGCCAATGAGCTTGTGCTGGTGCATACGCAGGGCAAAGTGCCCGCCAAGCGGATTCTGCTGGTGGGGTTGGGGAAAGAGAAGGATGTGACGGTGGATCAGCTGCGGCAGGCCATGGGGCATGCGGTGAAGCGCGTGCGCCAGGCGAAGGCCGGCTTCTTCACGGTGGCTGTTCCGTCTGTGACTCCGCCGGGTGCATCTCCCGTTGAGGTCGCGCAGGCGATGGCGGAGGGGGCCATTTTGGGTAGCTATCAATTCACGGCCTATCGGAGCGAAGGCGTATCGGGAAAAGAGGTGAACGGGCTCTCGTTCCTGGCGGCGCAAACGAGTGAGCTCAAGGCGATTGCCGAAGGCATCCGGCGCGGTGTGGCAACGGCGGAAGCTGCAGTGCTGGTGCGGGATCTGTGCAACCATCCGTCGAATGTCATGACGCCGACCAGGATTGCGAATGAGGCGAAAGCGATTGCCAAAGAGCAGTCGCTGACGTTGAAGATCCTGGAGCGGAAAGATATTGAAAAACTGGGTATGGGGGCGTTGCTGGGCGTGGCGCAAGGCAGCCACGAGCCGCCGAAGTTCATCATCCTCGAATACAAGGGATCAAAAAAGAAGGATGAGCGTCCGGTGGTGCTGGTGGGGAAGACGATCACGTTCGATACCGGCGGTATTTCCCTCAAGCCGGCGGAGAACATGGAGCATATGAAGGCGGACATGACCGGCGGCGCCGAGGTGCTGGCCTCGATCCGCGCGGCCGCGCGGTTGAAGCTGCCGCTGCATCTGATCAGCATTCTGCCGGTGGCGGAGAATATGCCGGGCGGCCGGGCGATGAAGCCGGGCGACGTCGTCACGACACTCTCCGGAAAGACGGTCGAAGTGCAGAATACCGATGCGGAAGGCCGTCTGATTCTGGCTGATGCGCTGGCCTATGCGACCCGCTACAAGCCGGCGGCGTTGATCGATATTGCGACGCTCACGGGCGCCTGTGTGGTGGCGCTCGGACAATTTGCCATCGGGATGTTCGGGACCGATGCCAGCGTGAAGGAGTCGGTGCGGAAGGCCGGCTTGCGCGCGGGCGAGCGGGTGTGGGAAATGCCGCTTTGGGATGAATACTTCGAGCAGCTGCGCAGCGATGTGGCGGATATGCGCAACATCGGGGGCCGTGGGGGCGGGATGATCACGGCTGCACTATTTTTGAGCAAGTTTGTCGGCGACTGTCCCTGGGTCCATCTGGATATCGCCAGCACGGACTGGAGCGAACGGGAGCGGGCCTATGTTCCCAAAGGACCTTCTGGGATTGGTACCAGATTGCTGATTCAGTATTTGATCGATCGGACACTCTAA
- the queE gene encoding 7-carboxy-7-deazaguanine synthase QueE, producing the protein MTAPLQTQEQPLRVTEIFHSIQGESTYAGQPCVFVRLTGCPLRCTWCDTEYSFYGGTTFSIDEILSTIRAYGCQLVEVTGGEPLAQPAALPLIARLCDAGYTVLIETSGAIDVQPVDRRAKLILDVKCPGSGMTDRMHWPNLDYLTAKDEAKFVLASREDYEWARGMVAQYRLADRCPVLFSPVFGSLDLRALAEWILADRLSVRFQLQMHKYIWAPDMRGV; encoded by the coding sequence ATGACTGCTCCCCTCCAAACCCAGGAACAGCCGCTCCGGGTGACGGAAATTTTTCATAGCATCCAAGGCGAGTCGACGTATGCGGGGCAGCCCTGCGTCTTCGTTCGGCTCACGGGTTGTCCGCTCCGTTGTACCTGGTGCGATACCGAGTATAGTTTCTATGGCGGGACGACGTTCTCCATTGACGAGATCCTAAGCACCATTCGAGCGTATGGCTGCCAGCTGGTTGAAGTCACCGGCGGTGAGCCACTCGCGCAGCCGGCGGCGCTTCCGCTGATTGCTCGTCTGTGCGATGCCGGCTATACCGTCTTGATCGAAACCAGCGGTGCGATCGACGTGCAGCCGGTCGATCGACGGGCGAAACTCATTCTGGACGTCAAATGTCCGGGGAGCGGGATGACGGATCGGATGCATTGGCCGAATCTCGACTATCTGACCGCAAAGGACGAGGCGAAGTTTGTCCTGGCGTCGCGCGAGGATTATGAGTGGGCGCGCGGTATGGTGGCGCAATATCGTCTCGCGGATCGCTGTCCCGTGTTGTTCAGTCCGGTCTTCGGGTCGCTGGATCTTCGCGCTCTTGCGGAGTGGATACTGGCGGATCGGCTCTCAGTCAGGTTTCAATTGCAAATGCATAAATATATCTGGGCCCCGGATATGCGGGGCGTGTGA
- a CDS encoding HAD family hydrolase translates to MSVTSSASQRRVATPIAAFFDVDNTLLPGEASEVGFFRWLRQRGVVGWPEARASVAWWLRHLPSLSLQPLRERKLYLAGKPAQVIESLGEEFCREALCPRVCPAAMTAIERHRSAGHLVILLTGSLDFLMEPIAESLQVDRCIASQLEQMEGVYTGQVVPPLPYGDGKLTHVHRLVRELELDLAACFAYGDSPGDQAVLGAVGHPTVVNPIRGMDRVARRHGWPVVSWR, encoded by the coding sequence ATGTCGGTCACTTCCTCCGCCTCCCAACGTCGTGTGGCCACGCCGATCGCCGCATTTTTCGACGTCGACAATACGCTTTTGCCCGGCGAAGCCAGCGAGGTGGGATTTTTTCGTTGGCTCCGGCAGCGTGGAGTGGTCGGTTGGCCGGAAGCCCGTGCAAGCGTGGCCTGGTGGTTGCGGCATCTTCCGTCGCTGTCGCTGCAACCGCTGCGTGAACGCAAGTTGTATCTGGCGGGAAAGCCGGCGCAAGTCATTGAGTCGCTTGGTGAAGAATTTTGCCGTGAAGCCCTCTGCCCGCGGGTGTGTCCCGCAGCCATGACGGCGATTGAGCGACATCGGAGTGCGGGGCATCTGGTGATTCTCCTGACGGGGTCGCTCGATTTTCTGATGGAGCCCATCGCCGAATCCCTGCAAGTCGATCGGTGTATTGCCAGTCAGTTGGAACAGATGGAGGGCGTCTATACGGGACAGGTGGTTCCTCCGCTGCCGTACGGCGATGGGAAGCTCACCCATGTGCACCGGCTTGTGCGGGAATTGGAATTGGATCTCGCGGCCTGCTTTGCCTACGGCGATAGTCCGGGAGATCAGGCTGTCTTGGGTGCCGTGGGGCATCCGACTGTGGTGAACCCGATTCGCGGCATGGACCGCGTGGCTCGCCGCCACGGCTGGCCGGTGGTGTCCTGGCGATGA